One Dermacentor andersoni chromosome 6, qqDerAnde1_hic_scaffold, whole genome shotgun sequence genomic window carries:
- the LOC126521625 gene encoding uncharacterized protein isoform X2, with the protein MALERCLVEFFALQVKKAGGALIVSQNDTIKKYEKYAPVTLVNYMNSKYKGALVRFLRGHKDFFVFTSNNKVCLQPNFDAVSILVNPNNLDIVQFFLDLLQKIGATQEQPCSAHILSKYIQYMNHDARLFFHKTYGNSLNIFFTLNVTHFLMTSPDRGFVSLRRPVAASNCIAAHLRKCLHKSNAFTFSSGLSMEQLQHEGTETWLPDLRQYFSDRSRTKLNDVLNSYPNIFKWQPREKVWLRKKYEKWNDAWSSAEELLLAVHFMEMLKDIGAMSSNPICFNYILCSTQSVPQECSVYMNRVFPGIDLIDLFHLHPDKFDLSTVNCVSLKCGREEVETKRSPELLSAYYAAQLLKYAPNLTPDLLSICAEQAPKAVRTYCGSTVRHRLHTILDSGQELLANGALDCTKLIDMIKSVCGKPVFGANKNKGSGKSKYSSSKSAVSVPEKASTKHSRKEKEAPVLASAIQPEHNTPNLQALIVNVPAPALGSLTPSEPLQLQHRWPKPGSRSELKECVATSGTLVRSHSLVLIPASHSMELLPQEVPFGENCVLKLKNDSRKSVTMKRSSSFVCLALNNSDDSATKFVGDSAEAQRNSSSVQLCANAAEISAPSTSLENTNSLAEFKKQSQEQTSTVDENVEGANDACMIDDGSDSSPDYVYSKMESVLSEFIKKRLEASPTHSENFTSLHEAVTKYFGAVCSYEIHLAVLFCVGTLSFDGTNVHYHSG; encoded by the coding sequence AATATGAGAAGTATGCACCAGTCACACTGGTCAACTACATGAATTCCAAGTACAAGGGTGCACTGGTACGTTTCTTAAGGGGCCACAAAGACTTCTTTGTCTTCACCAGCAACAACAAGGTGTGTCTGCAACCTAATTTTGATGCAGTGAGCATTCTGGTGAATCCAAACAACCTGGATATCGTCCAGTTCTTTCTGGACCTTCTCCAGAAGATAGGAGCCACACAAGAGCAGCCATGTTCAGCGCACATTCTGTCCAAGTATATTCAATATATGAATCATGATGCAAGACTCTTCTTTCATAAGACGTATGGCAACAGCCTCAACATATTTTTTACTCTCAATGTTACCCACTTTCTTATGACATCACCTGATCGAGGCTTTGTGTCCTTGAGGCGGCCTGTTGCCGCTTCAAACTGCATTGCTGCACACCTCAGGAAATGCTTGCACAAAAGCAATGCTTTCACCTTTTCAAGTGGGCTCAGCATGGAGCAGCTTCAGCACGAGGGAACGGAGACTTGGCTTCCTGACCTCAGGCAGTACTTTAGTGATCGATCAAGAACAAAGCTGAATGATGTCTTGAACTCTTACCCCAATATATTCAAATGGCAGCCCCGTGAAAAAGTGTGGCTTCGCAAGAAGTATGAGAAGTGGAATGACGCGTGGAGTAGTGCTGAGGAACTCTTACTTGCTGTTCACTTCATGGAAATGTTAAAGGACATAGGTGCCATGTCATCAAACCCAATATGCTTCAACTACATCCTCTGCAGCACACAGTCCGTTCCTCAGGAGTGTTCAGTCTATATGAACCGAGTTTTTCCTGGCATTGACCTCATTGATTTGTTTCATTTGCACCCTGACAAGTTCGATCTATCTACAGTCAACTGTGTTTCACTGAAGTGTGGCAGGGAGGAGGTTGAAACGAAAAGATCCCCAGAACTCCTGTCAGCCTACTATGCTGCCCAGCTGCTAAAGTATGCCCCAAACCTGACACCTGATCTCTTGAGTATCTGTGCAGAGCAAGCCCCTAAGGCTGTGAGGACCTATTGTGGGTCTACTGTACGACACAGGCTTCACACCATTCTTGATTCAGGACAGGAATTGCTCGCCAATGGTGCTCTAGATTGTACAAAACTCATTGACATGATCAAGTCTGTCTGTGGAAAACCTGTTTTTGGAGCAAACAAGAACAAAGGATCAGGAAAATCCAAATATTCAAGTTCAAAATCTGCTGTTTCTGTGCCAGAAAAAGCCTCCACAAAGCATTCtaggaaagaaaaagaggctCCCGTCTTGGCAAGTGCCATTCAACCAGAACATAACACGCCAAATCTTCAAGCCCTGATAGTAAACGTGCCAGCTCCTGCCTTGGGCAGCTTGACCCCATCAGAGCCACTGCAACTACAGCACAGATGGCCTAAACCAGGGAGCCGAAGTGAACTGAAGGAATGTGTGGCTACGTCTGGTACTCTAGTGAGGTCCCACTCGCTTGTTTTGATACCAGCATCACACAGCATGGAGTTGCTTCCTCAAGAGGTGCCATTTGGAGAAAACTGCGTTCTCAAGTTGAAGAATGACAGCAGAAAGTCGGTAACTATGAAAAGATCCAGCTCTTTTGTGTGTTTGGCACTGAACAACTCTGATGATTCAGCAACAAAGTTTGTAGGTGACAGTGCAGAAGCTCAGAGAAACTCCTCCTCTGTACAGCTGTGTGCCAATGCAGCAGAGATTTCGGCACCATCGACTTCACTTGAAAACACCAATAGTTTAGCTGAGTTTAAGAAACAGTCCCAAGAACAGACAAGCACAGTTGATGAGAATGTTGAGGGAGCAAATGATGCATGCATGATTGACGATGGCTCCGATTCCTCACCTGACTATGTGTACAGTAAGATGGAGTCCGTGCTGTCCGAGTTCATTAAGAAACGGCTTGAAGCTAGTCCTACTCACTCAGAGAATTTTACAAGCTTGCATGAAGCTGTTACCAAATATTTTGGAGCTGTGTGTAGTTACGAGATTCACCTAGCGGTGCTTTTTTGTGTGGGAACACTCAGTTTTGATGGAACGAATGTACATTATCACTCCGGTTAG